From the Clavibacter phaseoli genome, one window contains:
- the cmtR gene encoding Cd(II)/Pb(II)-sensing metalloregulatory transcriptional regulator CmtR, which yields MPTLAPRLDVMTRLGRALADPTRSRILLELLDGPAYPALLADRLGLTRQNVSNHLACLRGCGIVRTVPEGRSTRYEIQDARIARRLGALVEVVLAVDDDRACADPSLCDPGCCGVDA from the coding sequence GTGCCCACCCTCGCTCCCCGCCTCGACGTGATGACCCGGCTCGGCCGCGCGCTCGCGGACCCCACGCGGTCCCGGATCCTGCTGGAGCTCCTCGACGGCCCCGCCTACCCCGCGCTCCTGGCCGACCGGCTCGGCCTCACGCGGCAGAACGTGTCGAACCACCTCGCCTGCCTGCGCGGGTGCGGCATCGTCCGCACGGTGCCCGAGGGGCGGAGCACGCGCTACGAGATCCAGGACGCGCGCATCGCCCGCCGCCTGGGCGCGCTCGTGGAGGTCGTGCTCGCGGTGGACGACGACCGGGCGTGCGCGGATCCGTCGCTCTGCGACCCCGGCTGCTGCGGGGTGGACGCGTGA
- a CDS encoding cation transporter: MSGLASVPRLTIARRDVLRRRIRWIVAGTITWNVVEAVVALTAGAAASSTALVAFGLDSIVEVLAASAVAWQFSAPDPEARERTALRLIAVSFLGLAAYVSVDAVLALAGGSEARPSTTGIVLAALSLAVMPALSLLERRTGTELGSASAVADSRQTLVCAWLSAALLVGLLLDAGLGWWWADPVAGLAIAAFAVRESLEAWRGDACTVPVGALTGEREHDDHDDACC, translated from the coding sequence GTGAGCGGCCTCGCGTCCGTGCCGCGGCTCACGATCGCGCGCCGCGATGTGCTGCGCCGTCGCATCCGCTGGATCGTCGCGGGCACCATCACCTGGAACGTCGTCGAGGCCGTCGTCGCCCTCACGGCGGGCGCCGCCGCGTCGTCGACCGCGCTCGTGGCCTTCGGGCTGGACTCGATCGTGGAGGTGCTCGCCGCGTCCGCCGTCGCCTGGCAGTTCTCCGCGCCGGATCCGGAGGCGCGCGAGCGCACGGCCCTCCGGCTCATCGCGGTGTCGTTCCTCGGACTCGCGGCCTACGTCAGCGTGGATGCCGTGCTCGCCCTGGCGGGCGGATCCGAGGCGCGCCCGAGCACCACGGGCATCGTCCTCGCGGCCCTGAGCCTCGCGGTGATGCCCGCGCTCAGCCTGCTCGAGCGCCGCACGGGCACCGAGCTCGGCTCGGCGAGCGCCGTGGCCGACTCGCGCCAGACCCTCGTGTGCGCGTGGCTGTCGGCCGCGCTCCTCGTGGGGCTGCTGCTCGACGCCGGGCTCGGCTGGTGGTGGGCGGATCCGGTCGCCGGGCTCGCCATCGCCGCCTTCGCCGTCCGCGAGAGCCTCGAGGCGTGGCGCGGCGACGCGTGCACGGTGCCCGTCGGCGCGCTCACGGGCGAGCGGGAGCACGACGACCACGACGACGCCTGCTGCTGA
- a CDS encoding helix-turn-helix domain-containing protein, giving the protein MDTTTADGDGPANRLGAYLRARRGLVSPERAGIPAGARRRVTGLRREEVAMLAGISPDYYLRLERGRDRNPSPQVLGALARVLLLDEVEAAYLAELGAPATRIRRARRTESVPARLHHLLAALDVPAFVEGRAFDVLAANPLAAAFSPRLRVGENRLRSLLLDPEERAFHDDWEGAVAGFVAMARRSLGDDVEDPRAVELVGELSLASARFRTLWARQDVRPLAGGTAVVHHPVVGTMRLHREKLPVDGVVLVAYYADAGSADADRLRLLSTLTAGGAVDASRRG; this is encoded by the coding sequence GTGGACACGACGACCGCCGACGGGGACGGCCCGGCGAACCGCCTGGGCGCGTACCTCCGCGCGCGGCGCGGCCTCGTGTCCCCCGAGCGGGCCGGCATCCCCGCCGGCGCGCGGCGCCGAGTGACGGGCCTCCGTCGCGAGGAGGTCGCGATGCTCGCCGGGATCAGCCCCGACTACTACCTGCGGCTGGAGCGAGGCCGCGACCGCAATCCGTCGCCGCAGGTGCTCGGGGCCCTGGCGCGGGTGCTCCTGCTCGACGAGGTCGAGGCCGCGTACCTGGCCGAGCTGGGGGCGCCGGCGACGCGGATCCGCCGTGCCCGCCGGACCGAGAGCGTGCCCGCACGCCTGCACCACCTCCTGGCCGCGCTCGACGTGCCGGCCTTCGTGGAGGGCCGGGCGTTCGACGTGCTGGCGGCGAACCCCCTCGCCGCCGCGTTCTCGCCGCGGCTGCGCGTCGGCGAGAACCGCCTGCGGTCGCTCCTGCTGGATCCCGAGGAACGCGCCTTCCACGACGACTGGGAGGGCGCGGTCGCGGGATTCGTCGCCATGGCCAGGCGATCCCTCGGCGACGACGTCGAGGATCCGCGCGCCGTCGAGCTGGTGGGCGAGCTGTCGCTCGCGAGCGCCCGCTTCCGCACGCTGTGGGCCCGGCAGGACGTGCGGCCGCTGGCGGGCGGGACCGCTGTCGTGCATCACCCGGTCGTCGGCACCATGCGCCTGCACCGGGAGAAGCTGCCCGTGGACGGGGTGGTGCTGGTCGCCTACTACGCGGACGCCGGCAGCGCCGACGCCGACCGCCTGCGGCTGCTCTCGACGCTCACGGCCGGCGGCGCCGTCGACGCCTCGCGCCGCGGCTGA
- a CDS encoding TetR/AcrR family transcriptional regulator yields the protein MPRLIDHARREDELAEAVWRVIRREGASGVSVRTVAAEAGLSTGSLRHSFPSRIDLVAHATALVARRIEGRVRARRTDPDARRRAVRILAEHLPLDDARRAEAEVSAALLADAASHPRLREVRATAHAAARETCLEQLAQLRAAGLLRPDAHPDAEADHLQALLAGLALQLLVEDPDPARSARALGVLERHVDALVARRVDRRASVDA from the coding sequence ATGCCCCGCCTGATCGACCACGCCCGACGCGAGGACGAGCTCGCGGAGGCGGTCTGGCGGGTCATCCGGCGCGAGGGCGCCAGCGGCGTCTCGGTCCGCACGGTCGCCGCCGAGGCGGGCCTCTCGACCGGATCCCTGCGCCACAGCTTCCCCAGTCGCATCGACCTCGTGGCGCACGCCACCGCGCTCGTCGCGCGGCGCATCGAAGGCCGCGTCCGGGCGCGGCGGACGGACCCGGATGCCCGACGCCGGGCCGTGCGGATCCTCGCGGAGCACCTGCCGCTCGACGACGCGCGCCGCGCCGAGGCGGAGGTCTCGGCGGCGCTCCTCGCGGACGCGGCCTCGCACCCGCGGCTGCGCGAGGTGCGCGCGACCGCGCACGCGGCGGCGCGCGAGACGTGCCTCGAGCAGCTCGCGCAGCTGCGCGCGGCGGGCCTGCTGCGGCCCGACGCGCATCCCGACGCCGAGGCCGACCACCTGCAGGCGCTCCTCGCGGGACTCGCGCTGCAGCTGCTGGTGGAGGACCCGGATCCGGCCCGCAGCGCCCGCGCGCTCGGCGTGCTCGAGCGGCACGTGGACGCGCTCGTCGCGCGCCGGGTCGACCGGCGCGCGTCCGTCGACGCCTAG
- a CDS encoding carboxylesterase family protein: protein MSAFSPPCGPVVGWADGEVVRSTGIPYATAARFAAPAPHPDWTAPRDATTWAPACPQPPMEELDAVLGSFSGLAVDEDCLRLSVTMPGDVRPDDALPVMVWIHGGSYVSGAGDVPIMDPAALVAEQRVVVVTVTYRLGLLGYLGDGRDRPANLGLLDQLAALRWVARNIRAFGGDPDRVTAFGQSAGGDAVAHLMAVPEAAGLFRRAIVQSAPLGISRGRRRMAAAMARASRGLTADMPVEEVLARQAEVERAAAPFGLLGAMPFGTQYGHAPLPPESGIDAAWDAAAPRVDVLIGNTAEEARLFLPGIPWLARLTRLPVVGPLVRRAAVAAVTGIVYGVPGRRFARRHARAGGTAHRYMIRWAAPGSPFGAAHTVDLPLLFGDAEAWRGAGLLGGADWEGIQRDARHVRQVWGDFARARIPTRQLIPGVLELRRVRG from the coding sequence ATGAGCGCCTTCTCGCCGCCCTGCGGCCCCGTGGTCGGCTGGGCGGACGGCGAGGTCGTCCGCTCGACCGGCATCCCCTACGCGACCGCCGCCCGCTTCGCCGCGCCCGCCCCGCACCCGGACTGGACGGCGCCGCGCGACGCCACCACGTGGGCGCCCGCGTGCCCGCAGCCGCCCATGGAGGAGCTCGACGCCGTGCTCGGGAGCTTCTCCGGCCTCGCCGTCGACGAGGACTGCCTGCGCCTCTCCGTCACCATGCCGGGCGACGTGCGGCCCGACGACGCGCTGCCCGTCATGGTCTGGATCCACGGCGGCTCGTACGTGTCGGGCGCGGGCGACGTGCCGATCATGGATCCCGCCGCCCTCGTCGCCGAGCAGCGCGTGGTGGTCGTCACGGTCACCTACCGGCTCGGGCTCCTCGGCTACCTCGGCGACGGGCGCGACCGGCCGGCGAACCTCGGCCTCCTCGACCAGCTGGCCGCGCTGCGCTGGGTCGCGCGCAACATCCGGGCGTTCGGCGGGGACCCGGACCGCGTCACCGCGTTCGGGCAGTCGGCGGGCGGCGATGCGGTCGCGCACCTCATGGCCGTGCCCGAGGCCGCGGGCCTGTTCCGCCGGGCGATCGTGCAGAGCGCGCCGCTCGGCATCTCGCGGGGCCGACGACGCATGGCCGCCGCGATGGCGCGCGCCTCCCGCGGACTCACGGCGGACATGCCCGTGGAGGAGGTGCTCGCCCGGCAGGCGGAGGTCGAGCGCGCCGCCGCGCCGTTCGGGCTGCTCGGGGCGATGCCGTTCGGCACGCAGTACGGGCACGCGCCGCTGCCGCCCGAGTCCGGGATCGACGCGGCGTGGGACGCGGCCGCGCCCCGCGTGGACGTGCTCATCGGCAACACGGCCGAGGAGGCGCGGCTGTTCCTGCCGGGGATCCCGTGGCTGGCCCGCCTCACGCGCCTCCCGGTGGTCGGGCCGCTCGTGCGTCGCGCGGCCGTCGCCGCGGTCACGGGCATCGTCTACGGCGTCCCGGGTCGGCGCTTCGCCCGGCGTCATGCGCGCGCCGGCGGCACGGCCCACCGCTACATGATCCGCTGGGCGGCGCCCGGCAGCCCCTTCGGCGCCGCGCACACCGTGGACCTGCCGCTGCTCTTCGGCGACGCGGAGGCGTGGCGCGGGGCTGGCCTCCTCGGGGGCGCCGACTGGGAGGGGATCCAGCGCGACGCCCGGCACGTGCGGCAGGTGTGGGGCGACTTCGCGCGCGCGCGGATCCCGACGAGGCAGCTGATCCCGGGCGTGCTGGAGCTGCGGCGCGTGCGCGGCTGA
- a CDS encoding low molecular weight phosphatase family protein gives MAERIPHVVFVCARNGGKSQLAAALMRHAAGDAVGVTSAGTDPGTSLNALAVESLAELGIDVAGERPKPLTDDMVREADLVVVLGAEAHVDGDQDVAVETWITDEPSERGIDGMERMRLVRDDIRARVEELRARLGGGAPVAG, from the coding sequence ATGGCCGAGCGCATCCCGCACGTCGTCTTCGTCTGCGCCCGCAACGGCGGCAAGTCCCAGCTCGCGGCGGCCCTCATGCGCCACGCGGCGGGCGACGCCGTGGGCGTGACGTCCGCGGGGACGGATCCCGGCACCTCGCTCAACGCGCTCGCGGTCGAGTCGCTCGCCGAGCTCGGCATCGACGTGGCGGGCGAGCGCCCGAAGCCGCTCACCGACGACATGGTGCGCGAGGCCGACCTCGTGGTCGTGCTCGGCGCGGAGGCGCACGTGGACGGCGACCAGGACGTCGCGGTCGAGACGTGGATCACGGACGAGCCCAGCGAGCGCGGCATCGACGGCATGGAGCGGATGCGGCTCGTGCGCGACGACATCCGCGCGCGCGTCGAGGAGCTGCGCGCCCGGCTCGGCGGGGGAGCGCCGGTCGCGGGCTAG